One part of the Microcoleus sp. AS-A8 genome encodes these proteins:
- a CDS encoding protein-glutamate O-methyltransferase CheR, with amino-acid sequence MIAEYGAAQEHYTTSSFNVYVSSLTLSCHKQMPVPYYNPVQKKDELELIEIQLFLEALFRYYGFDFRNYALASLKRRIWNAIRAEQLTSVSGLQEKVLHDVGCLERFLLGLSVNVTSMFRDPSFYMAFRQQVVPILRTYPFLRIWHAGCSTGEEVYSMAILLEEEGLYHRCRIYATDMNEMVLKQAKIGVYSMKSMQEYTQNYLQSGGKQSFSQYYTAAYEHAMIRSSLKENIIFSQHNLAIDGSFNEFNVILCRNVLIYFNQSLQERVHKLLYESISRFGILGLGRQESLKFTPHEQQYEALDKREKLYRRIG; translated from the coding sequence ATGATAGCGGAGTACGGCGCAGCCCAGGAGCATTACACGACTTCATCCTTCAACGTTTACGTTTCATCGCTTACCCTGTCTTGTCACAAGCAAATGCCTGTCCCCTACTATAATCCTGTCCAAAAAAAGGACGAACTCGAACTCATCGAAATTCAGCTATTCTTAGAAGCCCTTTTTCGTTACTACGGGTTCGATTTTCGCAATTATGCTCTCGCCTCCCTCAAGCGCCGCATCTGGAATGCTATCCGGGCAGAGCAATTAACCAGCGTTTCGGGACTACAAGAGAAGGTGCTGCATGACGTTGGCTGTTTGGAGCGATTTCTTCTGGGTCTGTCGGTCAATGTAACCTCCATGTTCCGCGACCCCAGTTTTTACATGGCTTTCCGCCAGCAAGTCGTACCGATTTTACGCACCTACCCGTTCCTTCGCATCTGGCACGCTGGATGCTCCACGGGAGAAGAGGTGTATTCTATGGCGATTCTTTTAGAAGAAGAAGGATTATACCATCGTTGCCGAATTTATGCAACCGATATGAATGAGATGGTTTTAAAACAGGCTAAAATCGGCGTATATTCCATGAAATCAATGCAAGAGTACACCCAGAACTATCTCCAATCTGGGGGGAAGCAATCTTTCTCTCAATACTACACAGCCGCTTATGAACACGCGATGATTCGCTCCTCACTGAAAGAAAATATCATCTTTTCTCAACATAATCTAGCGATAGATGGATCTTTTAATGAATTTAATGTCATATTGTGTCGGAACGTCCTTATATATTTCAATCAATCGCTCCAAGAGCGAGTACACAAGTTATTGTATGAAAGCATTAGTCGATTCGGCATCCTAGGGTTAGGACGCCAAGAGTCGCTGAAATTCACCCCCCACGAACAACAGTATGAGGCGTTAGATAAGCGTGAGAAGCTTTACCGCAGGATTGGGTAG
- a CDS encoding HAMP domain-containing protein, protein MATAQAPQQNTEELDLKQLLRTLTSVKKGNFSVRMPIEQTGMAGKIADALNDIIERNERMAAELERISTVVGKEGKITQRASLGNVTGSWSASIDSVNALITDLVQPTAETARVIRAVAKGDLSQTIATEIEGRPLKGEFLATAQVVNTMVAQLSSFSSEVTRVAREVGTEGKLGVQAEVQGVAGTWKDLTDNVNLMAGNLTAQVRNIAEVATAIANGDLSKKITVDVKGEILELKNTMNIMVDQLNSFASEVTRVAREVGTEGKLGVQAEVRGVAGTWKDLTDSVNLMAGNLTAQVRNIAEVTTAVANGDLSKKITVDVKGEILELKNTVNIMVDQLNSFASEVTRVAREVGADGKLGGQAEVRGVAGTWKDLTDSVNFMAGSLTAQVRNIAEVTTAVANGDLSKKITVDVKGEILELKDTINTMVDQLNSFASEVTRVAREVGTEGKLGVQAEVRGVAGTWKDLTDSVNSMAGNLTGQVRNIAEVATAIANGDLSKKITADVKGEILELKNTMNIMVDQLNSFASEVTRVAREVGAEGKLGGQAEVRGVAGTWKDLTESVNFMAGSLTAQVRNIAEVTTAVANGDLSKKITVDVKGEILELKNTMNIMVDQLNSFASEVTRVAREVGSEGKLGVQAEVRGVAGTWKDLTDSVNSMAGNLTAQVRNIAEVTTAVANGDLSKKITVDVKGEILELKNTINIMVDQLSSFASEVTRVAREVGTEGKLGVQAEVRGVAGTWKDLTDNVNLMAGNLTGQVRNIAEVATAIANGDLSKKITVQVKGEILELKNTINIMVDQLSSFASEVTRVAREVGSEGKLGVQADVRGVAGTWKDLTDSVNFMAGSLTSQVRNIAAVTTAVANGDLSKKITVDVKGEILELKNTVNVMVDQLNSFASEVTRVAREVGTEGKLGVQAEVKGVAGTWKDLTDSVNFMAGSLTAQVRNIAEVTTAVANGDLSKKITVDVKGEILELKNTINTMVDQLNSFASEVTRVAREVGTEGKLGVQAYVRGVGGTWKDLTDNVNSMAGNLTAQVRNIAEVTKAVANGDLSKKITVDVKGEILDLKNTINVMVDQLSSFASEVTRVAREVGTEGKLGGQAHVTGVAGTWKDLTDSVNSMAGNLTAQVRGIAKIVTAVANGDLKRKLMLDAKGEIETLADTINEMIDTLATFADQVTTVAREVGIEGKLGGQAKVPGAAGTWRDLTDNVNELAATLTTQLRAIAEVAIAVTKGDLTRSIAVEAQGEVAVLKDNINQMIANLRETTQKNTEQDWLKTNLAKFTRMLQGQRDLETVSKLILSELTPLVGAQHGVFYIMDGVDHQPLLKLLSSYAYRERKHLANRFQLGEGLVGQCALEKERILLTELPDDYIKISSGLGESAPRNAVVLPVLFEGMVTAVIELASFRRFNEIHLTFFDQLTESIAIVLNTIAASMRTEELLKQSQSLTEELQAQQKELTQTNKRLEQQAQSLKASEELLKSQQEELQQTNEELEERSELLALQNREVERKNHEIEQARQAIEEKAEQLALTSKYKSEFLANMSHELRTPLNSLLILARLLSDNTEKNLSDKQVEYARTIHSAGTDLLTLINDILDLAKIESGTMGVEIDQMRFSDLATHMERTFRQVAQDKKLDFALEFDSSLPRAIYTDSKRLQQVLKNLLANAFKFTAQGQINLRATIANQGWSVTQDVLNRAATVIAFSVSDTGIGIPLDKQKVIFEAFQQADGSTSRKYGGTGLGLSISREIARLLGGEITLVSSPGQGSTFTLYLPDSYQGGTDGTMARGGLTAQGNGWNSPQQRGEGELSPPQTANIPASMLPPAPVSPVSPASSPALPSSSPAISYLSTSLPQQDGVASIADDRENIQPGDRVLLIIEDDLKFARILLDMARQQGFKVLVAARSDIGLAMAREYQPNAITLDIQLPGMDGWMVLDRLKHDPNTRHIPVHILTVEEGRQRGLQLGAIAYLQKPINPDTLLEAISGIKTFVERPVKNLLVVEDNETQRNSIVELIGNHDVCTTAVGTGADALATLQSGRFDCIVLDLGLPDMTGFELIEQIKQEPGLSQLPIIIYTGKELTRTEEAELKRIAETIIIKDVRSPERLLDETALFLHRVQRHLPEPKQQMLEQLYQSDPVLAGKKVMIVDDDMRNIFALTSMLEHHHMQISYAENGRDGLALLQQTPDIDVILMDVMMPEMDGYETMRAIRNISQFASLPIIALTAKAMKGDREKCIEAGASDYITKPVDSEQLLSLLRVWLYR, encoded by the coding sequence ATGGCAACTGCACAAGCGCCTCAACAAAATACAGAAGAACTCGATCTAAAACAGCTACTGAGAACATTGACCTCTGTTAAGAAAGGTAACTTCTCGGTACGGATGCCCATTGAGCAGACGGGCATGGCGGGCAAGATTGCCGATGCGCTCAACGATATTATTGAGCGGAATGAACGGATGGCGGCAGAATTAGAGCGGATTAGTACGGTTGTCGGCAAAGAAGGCAAAATTACGCAGCGTGCCTCTTTGGGAAATGTTACAGGTTCCTGGTCAGCGAGTATTGATTCCGTCAACGCCCTGATTACGGATTTAGTTCAACCTACCGCTGAAACGGCGCGTGTGATCCGGGCGGTGGCGAAAGGTGATTTATCCCAAACGATCGCAACTGAAATTGAAGGCAGACCCCTCAAGGGTGAGTTTCTCGCCACGGCGCAAGTTGTGAATACCATGGTGGCTCAGCTTTCGTCCTTTTCCTCAGAAGTAACCAGGGTGGCGCGAGAAGTGGGGACGGAAGGGAAACTGGGCGTTCAGGCAGAAGTGCAAGGAGTTGCCGGTACCTGGAAAGATTTAACCGATAACGTCAACTTGATGGCGGGCAACCTCACCGCCCAAGTGCGGAATATTGCGGAAGTGGCAACGGCGATCGCCAACGGCGACCTCTCCAAGAAAATCACCGTTGATGTCAAAGGCGAGATTCTCGAACTCAAGAATACCATGAACATCATGGTAGACCAGCTCAACTCCTTTGCCTCAGAAGTAACCAGGGTGGCGCGAGAAGTGGGTACCGAAGGCAAGCTGGGTGTGCAAGCAGAAGTTCGAGGCGTTGCGGGTACGTGGAAAGACTTAACAGACTCAGTTAACTTGATGGCGGGGAATCTTACCGCCCAGGTGCGAAATATTGCCGAAGTCACAACCGCCGTAGCCAATGGCGACCTCTCCAAGAAAATTACCGTTGATGTCAAAGGCGAAATTCTCGAACTGAAGAATACCGTCAACATCATGGTAGACCAGCTCAACTCCTTTGCGAGTGAGGTAACCAGGGTGGCGCGAGAGGTAGGCGCAGATGGGAAGTTAGGGGGTCAAGCGGAAGTTCGGGGCGTGGCGGGTACCTGGAAGGATTTGACCGATTCGGTGAATTTCATGGCGGGAAGTCTTACGGCTCAGGTGCGGAACATCGCGGAAGTGACAACAGCGGTGGCAAACGGCGACCTCTCGAAGAAAATTACCGTTGATGTGAAAGGGGAAATCTTAGAACTCAAAGATACCATTAATACGATGGTAGACCAGCTCAACTCCTTTGCCTCGGAAGTCACAAGGGTGGCGCGAGAAGTGGGTACGGAAGGCAAGTTGGGTGTGCAGGCGGAAGTGCGAGGTGTTGCAGGTACCTGGAAAGACCTCACCGACAGTGTAAACTCAATGGCCGGGAACCTCACCGGACAAGTGCGGAATATTGCCGAAGTTGCCACGGCAATTGCTAATGGTGACCTTTCCAAGAAAATTACCGCCGATGTGAAAGGGGAAATTTTGGAGCTGAAAAATACCATGAATATCATGGTGGATCAGCTCAACTCCTTTGCGTCTGAAGTCACCAGGGTGGCGCGTGAAGTGGGCGCAGAAGGAAAGTTGGGGGGACAAGCCGAAGTGCGAGGCGTTGCCGGTACCTGGAAGGATTTAACCGAATCGGTGAACTTCATGGCAGGAAGTCTTACCGCCCAAGTCCGGAATATTGCGGAAGTCACAACCGCAGTAGCAAATGGCGACCTCTCCAAGAAAATTACTGTTGATGTGAAAGGGGAAATCTTAGAGCTGAAAAATACCATGAATATCATGGTGGATCAGCTCAATTCCTTTGCGTCTGAAGTCACAAGGGTGGCGCGTGAAGTGGGGAGTGAAGGCAAGCTGGGTGTCCAAGCGGAAGTGCGAGGCGTTGCCGGTACCTGGAAGGATTTGACCGATTCGGTGAACTCAATGGCGGGGAATCTCACCGCCCAAGTGCGGAATATTGCCGAAGTCACGACAGCGGTGGCGAATGGCGACCTCTCCAAGAAAATCACGGTGGATGTGAAAGGGGAAATTTTAGAGCTGAAGAATACCATCAATATCATGGTGGATCAGCTTTCCTCCTTTGCCTCGGAGGTAACCCGAGTGGCGCGAGAGGTGGGGACGGAAGGAAAACTCGGTGTACAGGCGGAAGTGCGAGGCGTTGCCGGTACCTGGAAAGACTTAACGGACAATGTGAACTTGATGGCGGGGAATCTCACCGGACAGGTGCGAAACATTGCCGAAGTAGCAACCGCGATCGCCAATGGTGACCTCTCGAAGAAAATCACGGTTCAGGTTAAAGGTGAGATTTTAGAGCTGAAGAACACCATCAATATCATGGTAGACCAGCTCAGTTCCTTTGCCTCGGAGGTGACCAGGGTGGCGCGAGAGGTGGGTTCGGAAGGGAAGTTGGGCGTTCAAGCCGATGTCCGGGGGGTAGCCGGTACCTGGAAAGATTTAACCGATTCGGTGAATTTCATGGCGGGTTCTCTGACATCCCAAGTGCGGAACATTGCCGCCGTGACGACGGCGGTGGCAAACGGCGACCTCTCCAAGAAAATCACCGTCGATGTCAAAGGCGAGATTTTGGAGTTGAAAAATACCGTGAATGTCATGGTAGATCAGCTCAACTCCTTTGCCTCTGAGGTCACAAGGGTAGCGCGAGAGGTGGGGACGGAAGGAAAATTAGGCGTCCAAGCGGAAGTGAAGGGGGTGGCCGGTACCTGGAAGGATTTAACCGATTCGGTGAACTTCATGGCGGGAAGTCTTACCGCCCAGGTGCGGAATATTGCCGAAGTCACGACGGCGGTGGCAAATGGCGACCTCTCCAAAAAAATCACCGTGGATGTGAAGGGCGAGATTTTGGAGTTGAAAAATACCATCAACACGATGGTAGACCAGCTCAACTCCTTTGCCTCGGAGGTAACGCGGGTGGCGCGAGAGGTGGGGACGGAAGGGAAATTAGGCGTCCAAGCTTACGTCCGGGGTGTGGGCGGAACCTGGAAGGATTTAACCGATAACGTCAACTCAATGGCGGGGAATCTCACCGCCCAGGTGCGGAATATTGCCGAAGTCACGAAAGCGGTGGCGAATGGCGACCTCTCCAAGAAAATCACGGTTGATGTGAAAGGTGAGATTTTAGACCTGAAAAACACGATCAACGTCATGGTGGATCAGCTTTCCTCCTTTGCCTCAGAAGTCACAAGGGTGGCGCGAGAGGTGGGGACGGAAGGAAAATTAGGCGGTCAAGCCCATGTGACAGGTGTCGCAGGGACGTGGAAAGACCTCACCGACAGTGTGAACTCGATGGCCGGTAACCTCACCGCGCAAGTGCGAGGCATTGCCAAAATCGTCACGGCGGTGGCGAATGGGGACTTGAAGCGGAAACTGATGCTGGATGCTAAGGGGGAAATTGAAACCTTAGCCGATACGATCAACGAGATGATTGATACCCTAGCCACCTTTGCCGACCAAGTCACCACCGTGGCGCGGGAAGTGGGGATTGAAGGGAAACTGGGTGGACAAGCCAAGGTGCCGGGGGCGGCGGGAACGTGGCGAGATTTGACGGATAACGTGAACGAACTGGCGGCAACTCTTACCACCCAGTTACGGGCGATCGCAGAAGTGGCGATCGCGGTAACTAAGGGAGACTTGACGCGATCAATTGCCGTGGAGGCGCAGGGTGAAGTCGCTGTCCTCAAAGACAACATCAACCAGATGATTGCCAACCTGCGGGAAACCACGCAGAAGAACACCGAGCAAGACTGGTTGAAAACCAACCTCGCTAAGTTTACGCGAATGCTGCAAGGGCAGCGTGATTTGGAAACGGTTTCCAAACTCATCTTGTCCGAACTGACCCCCTTGGTGGGTGCCCAGCACGGTGTGTTCTACATTATGGACGGGGTGGACCATCAGCCACTGCTGAAGCTGTTGAGCAGCTACGCTTACCGGGAACGCAAGCATCTGGCGAACCGCTTCCAATTGGGAGAAGGGTTAGTGGGGCAATGCGCCTTGGAAAAGGAACGCATCTTACTCACCGAACTTCCGGATGACTATATCAAAATCAGCTCTGGCTTGGGAGAATCTGCGCCGCGCAATGCGGTTGTCTTACCGGTGCTGTTTGAGGGAATGGTGACGGCAGTAATTGAACTGGCCTCGTTTAGACGCTTTAATGAGATTCATTTGACGTTCTTCGATCAACTCACCGAAAGTATTGCGATCGTCCTAAACACCATTGCCGCAAGTATGCGTACAGAGGAGTTGCTCAAACAGTCCCAGTCCCTCACCGAAGAACTGCAAGCCCAGCAAAAAGAACTCACCCAAACCAACAAGCGCCTCGAACAACAAGCCCAATCCCTCAAAGCGTCTGAGGAACTGCTCAAGAGCCAGCAGGAAGAGTTACAACAAACCAACGAAGAACTCGAAGAGCGTTCGGAGTTGTTAGCCCTGCAAAACCGAGAAGTTGAGCGCAAAAATCATGAAATTGAACAGGCACGGCAGGCGATCGAAGAAAAGGCGGAACAACTGGCGCTAACGTCTAAGTACAAGTCGGAATTCCTCGCGAATATGTCCCACGAGTTGCGGACACCGCTCAACAGCCTGTTAATTCTGGCAAGATTGCTCTCGGATAACACCGAGAAGAATTTGTCGGATAAGCAAGTGGAATATGCCCGAACCATTCATTCGGCGGGTACCGACCTACTGACTCTAATTAATGACATTTTGGATCTGGCCAAAATTGAATCGGGCACCATGGGCGTTGAGATTGACCAGATGCGTTTTAGCGACCTAGCCACTCACATGGAACGCACCTTCCGCCAAGTTGCACAGGATAAGAAACTCGATTTCGCCCTAGAATTCGACTCCAGTCTGCCACGAGCCATTTATACCGACTCGAAGCGCTTGCAACAAGTCTTAAAAAATCTTCTCGCCAATGCCTTTAAGTTCACGGCTCAAGGGCAAATCAACTTGCGGGCTACCATCGCCAATCAGGGATGGAGTGTGACTCAGGATGTCTTGAATCGTGCCGCTACGGTGATTGCCTTCTCGGTGAGCGATACAGGTATTGGCATTCCCCTGGATAAGCAGAAGGTGATTTTTGAAGCGTTTCAGCAAGCCGATGGCTCTACCAGCCGGAAATACGGGGGTACGGGTTTGGGCTTGTCCATTAGCCGTGAAATCGCTCGACTGCTGGGCGGAGAAATAACTCTGGTGAGTAGCCCCGGTCAAGGAAGTACGTTTACTCTTTACCTTCCTGATTCCTACCAAGGAGGAACCGATGGGACAATGGCGCGAGGCGGCTTGACAGCACAAGGAAACGGCTGGAATTCCCCGCAACAAAGGGGAGAAGGGGAACTCTCCCCACCGCAGACGGCGAATATTCCGGCCTCTATGCTGCCTCCCGCTCCAGTTTCCCCGGTTTCCCCAGCGTCCTCTCCCGCGTTGCCTTCGTCTTCGCCAGCCATTTCTTATCTGTCAACATCGCTACCGCAGCAGGACGGGGTCGCATCCATTGCCGATGACCGGGAGAATATCCAACCGGGCGATCGCGTACTCTTGATTATCGAAGATGACCTCAAATTTGCTCGTATCCTGTTAGATATGGCACGGCAACAGGGCTTTAAGGTGCTGGTGGCGGCTCGCAGTGATATCGGTCTAGCGATGGCGCGGGAATATCAGCCGAATGCCATCACTCTGGATATTCAGTTGCCCGGAATGGATGGTTGGATGGTACTCGATCGCTTAAAGCATGACCCGAATACGCGTCATATTCCCGTACATATCCTCACCGTTGAGGAGGGACGACAACGGGGTCTGCAATTGGGCGCGATCGCATATTTACAAAAACCGATCAACCCCGATACGTTGCTCGAAGCCATCTCTGGCATTAAGACTTTTGTGGAGCGTCCCGTCAAAAACCTGTTGGTGGTGGAAGACAATGAGACGCAACGCAATAGTATTGTGGAGCTGATTGGTAACCATGATGTGTGTACAACGGCTGTGGGAACCGGTGCAGATGCGCTAGCGACTCTACAGTCAGGGCGGTTTGATTGCATTGTCCTGGATTTGGGGCTGCCGGATATGACCGGGTTTGAACTGATTGAGCAGATTAAGCAAGAACCGGGTCTTTCCCAGTTGCCGATTATCATTTATACCGGCAAAGAACTAACGCGAACCGAAGAAGCGGAACTCAAACGCATCGCAGAAACCATCATTATCAAAGATGTGCGATCGCCAGAGCGCCTGTTGGATGAAACCGCCCTATTCTTGCACCGGGTTCAGCGTCACTTGCCAGAGCCAAAGCAGCAGATGTTGGAACAACTCTATCAATCCGACCCTGTCCTCGCTGGGAAGAAGGTGATGATCGTAGATGACGATATGCGTAACATCTTTGCCTTGACGAGTATGTTAGAGCATCATCACATGCAAATCTCCTATGCCGAAAACGGCAGGGATGGCTTAGCGCTGTTACAACAGACTCCGGATATCGATGTCATTCTGATGGATGTGATGATGCCCGAAATGGATGGGTATGAAACGATGCGGGCTATCCGTAATATCAGTCAATTTGCCTCTTTGCCGATAATTGCCCTCACCGCCAAAGCGATGAAGGGCGATCGCGAAAAGTGCATTGAAGCTGGAGCGTCGGATTATATCACCAAACCCGTGGATTCTGAACAATTACTCTCCCTGTTGCGCGTCTGGCTCTATCGCTAG
- a CDS encoding DUF4327 family protein produces MVTSVQYSIEAIKDEARQLISKGLVAREQPIYTLCQYIPARKWVCVECELEKNNLLLRDPIIDLLGREGWEVG; encoded by the coding sequence ATGGTTACGTCCGTTCAATACTCTATAGAGGCTATCAAGGATGAAGCGCGTCAACTCATCAGTAAGGGACTTGTGGCGCGAGAACAACCCATTTATACCCTCTGCCAATACATTCCTGCCCGTAAATGGGTTTGTGTTGAGTGCGAACTAGAAAAGAATAACCTTTTGTTAAGAGATCCCATCATTGACCTACTGGGTCGCGAAGGATGGGAAGTCGGCTAA
- a CDS encoding chemotaxis protein CheB produces the protein MRDCPYKIVVVGTSLGGLNALQVLLPSLPKRFPLPVAIVQHRHKDSKDSLSDFLQGYCPLPLTEAEDKEAIIPGRVYLAPPDYHLLVEEGHFALSTEAAVCHARPSIDVLFESAADAYAQGVIGVILTGASHDGSQGLLSIQAQGGLALIEDPTTAQSPTMPTAALAALQQQRISNTVVTAYWILPLRDIAPFLVNLCHLALR, from the coding sequence ATGAGGGATTGTCCCTATAAAATTGTTGTGGTGGGTACCTCACTCGGGGGGTTAAATGCTCTCCAGGTTTTGCTTCCCAGTTTACCCAAAAGGTTTCCCTTACCCGTGGCGATCGTCCAACATCGTCACAAAGACTCCAAGGATAGCTTAAGCGATTTCTTGCAGGGATATTGTCCTCTGCCGCTCACCGAAGCAGAAGACAAAGAAGCGATTATACCAGGACGAGTCTACTTAGCCCCCCCTGACTATCACTTGCTCGTCGAAGAGGGTCACTTTGCCCTCTCGACCGAAGCAGCCGTGTGCCATGCACGACCCTCCATTGATGTATTATTTGAATCCGCCGCTGATGCTTACGCACAGGGCGTGATTGGAGTGATTTTGACTGGAGCGAGTCATGATGGAAGTCAGGGGCTGCTCAGCATCCAAGCTCAAGGCGGTTTGGCGCTCATTGAGGACCCGACAACGGCTCAAAGCCCAACCATGCCCACAGCCGCGCTCGCCGCTTTGCAGCAGCAGCGCATCTCCAACACCGTTGTGACAGCGTATTGGATTTTGCCACTCCGTGATATTGCTCCTTTTCTCGTCAACCTTTGCCACTTGGCGCTGAGGTAG